A genomic region of Enterococcus sp. 12C11_DIV0727 contains the following coding sequences:
- a CDS encoding pyridoxamine 5'-phosphate oxidase family protein, with translation METVAAFKEIMAEQTEIALATSVEEVPNVRIVSFFYDKSKKCLFFSTFKGNEKITEFQKNPNVAFTTIPTKNTNHVRVHYAKVQKSERSVYDVAEQWIQKIPSYEENIKNAGQMLELYEIHFTEAIVILGMSSRETIQL, from the coding sequence ATGGAAACTGTAGCGGCATTTAAAGAAATAATGGCAGAACAAACAGAAATCGCCTTAGCAACAAGCGTTGAGGAAGTACCAAATGTGAGGATTGTTAGCTTCTTTTATGATAAAAGCAAAAAATGCTTATTTTTCTCCACGTTTAAAGGCAATGAAAAAATTACCGAGTTTCAAAAGAATCCCAACGTAGCCTTTACTACAATCCCAACGAAAAATACGAACCATGTCCGGGTCCATTACGCTAAAGTCCAAAAGAGTGAGAGGAGTGTATATGATGTAGCAGAGCAATGGATTCAAAAGATTCCTAGCTATGAAGAAAATATCAAGAATGCAGGTCAAATGTTAGAATTATACGAAATTCACTTTACAGAAGCCATCGTGATTTTAGGCATGTCTAGTAGAGAAACCATCCAGCTGTAA
- a CDS encoding ABC transporter ATP-binding protein, giving the protein MGYLEIKNVTFQYAGGHKPVLQDLSLLLDKGAFILICGASGSGKSTLLKLLKPQITPAGIQSGELFFNNEKLSALPELFSTSKIGYVMQHPENQIVTDSVWHELAFGLENLGIPPFEIKSRIAEMVSFLGIQDLMEYKISDLSGGQKQLLNLAAVLVMRPEILLLDEPITQLDPIAAQNFVEILVRLNREMGLTILLAEHSLESVFPFADQVIVLEEGRLLLTDTPARISTKIKTQKFESKRFLLSLPSAVRIYHEAGFQGPCPITVIEGKKLLATYFPDQFSINVIKQVPSSKSCQNAVKNSIQLKNGWFRYEKNGKDILAGVDLTIAEGEIFSLVGGNGTGKTTLLKVIAGLQSCYRGKLQLFAQPAKKNQHLVGYLPQEPQMMFIKDSVLEDYQSYLFSKGIAGQEQTKRIERITSLLAIKESVLQHPFDLSGGQCQRAALGKLLLTDPKILLLDEPTKGIDNYGKNQLIELLKKLAKQGKTILVVTHDLDFAAELSDRCGLFFKNNLLTTAEPTLFFSNHTFYTTAASRISRDTFSRLVTTQQVIEACLEKGVRSI; this is encoded by the coding sequence TTGGGCTATCTTGAAATTAAAAATGTAACGTTTCAATACGCCGGCGGGCATAAACCTGTTTTACAGGATCTGTCATTATTGCTTGATAAAGGAGCTTTTATCCTGATCTGTGGTGCATCTGGTAGTGGTAAATCAACGTTGTTAAAACTATTAAAACCGCAAATAACGCCTGCGGGGATTCAATCAGGCGAATTATTTTTTAATAATGAAAAATTATCCGCATTACCTGAGTTATTTTCTACCAGTAAAATCGGATACGTGATGCAACATCCCGAAAATCAAATCGTAACGGATAGTGTTTGGCATGAGCTAGCTTTCGGATTAGAAAACTTGGGAATTCCCCCATTTGAAATCAAAAGTCGGATTGCCGAAATGGTCAGTTTCCTAGGCATCCAAGACTTGATGGAGTACAAAATAAGTGATTTATCCGGCGGGCAAAAACAATTGCTAAATTTGGCAGCGGTGTTGGTGATGCGTCCAGAAATTTTACTATTAGATGAACCGATAACTCAGTTAGATCCAATTGCTGCACAAAATTTTGTCGAAATTTTAGTCCGCTTAAATCGGGAAATGGGCCTCACAATTCTTTTAGCTGAGCACAGTTTAGAAAGTGTTTTTCCATTTGCTGATCAAGTGATTGTCTTAGAGGAAGGACGTTTACTTTTGACTGATACACCTGCTCGAATTTCAACCAAAATCAAAACACAAAAATTCGAGTCCAAACGTTTTCTATTAAGCTTGCCAAGTGCAGTACGTATTTACCACGAGGCTGGTTTTCAAGGGCCGTGTCCAATCACAGTCATCGAAGGCAAAAAACTTTTAGCAACCTATTTTCCAGATCAGTTTTCTATTAACGTTATTAAACAAGTCCCTTCATCAAAAAGCTGTCAAAATGCGGTTAAAAATAGTATTCAATTGAAAAATGGCTGGTTTCGCTATGAGAAAAACGGCAAGGATATTTTAGCAGGAGTTGATCTAACTATAGCAGAAGGGGAAATTTTCTCTTTAGTTGGTGGAAATGGAACTGGAAAAACTACCCTTTTAAAAGTGATCGCAGGTCTTCAATCTTGCTATCGAGGGAAATTACAGTTGTTCGCTCAACCCGCCAAAAAAAATCAGCATCTGGTTGGTTATTTACCGCAAGAGCCACAAATGATGTTTATCAAAGACTCTGTTTTAGAAGATTATCAAAGTTATTTGTTTAGTAAGGGAATAGCAGGGCAAGAGCAAACGAAACGTATTGAAAGGATCACTTCATTGCTAGCGATCAAAGAAAGCGTCCTTCAGCATCCTTTTGATTTAAGTGGTGGACAGTGTCAGCGAGCTGCGCTAGGCAAGTTACTGTTGACGGATCCTAAAATCTTATTACTAGATGAACCTACCAAAGGCATCGATAATTATGGCAAAAATCAACTGATTGAGTTATTGAAGAAATTGGCAAAGCAAGGAAAAACAATTTTAGTAGTCACTCATGATCTGGATTTTGCTGCAGAATTGTCGGATCGTTGTGGTCTTTTTTTCAAAAATAACTTATTAACAACAGCAGAACCAACCTTATTTTTTAGTAATCATACTTTTTATACAACAGCTGCCAGTAGAATTTCCCGTGATACATTTTCTCGTTTAGTGACAACCCAGCAAGTCATCGAAGCATGTCTGGAAAAGGGTGTAAGAAGCATATGA
- a CDS encoding DUF4430 domain-containing protein has translation MKKFVRAILLMGAIFLLGACGQKAEQKETKKDDADKLSVTIILKEDDKEFDKKELKVKKDESLQTVMEVNYKVDMDKDFVSGIDGHQQDASASKYWLYDVNGKQPDVGAVEYFLKDGDIVTWKLNKL, from the coding sequence ATGAAAAAATTTGTAAGAGCCATACTATTGATGGGTGCTATCTTTTTACTGGGTGCCTGTGGTCAAAAAGCGGAGCAGAAAGAAACGAAGAAGGATGATGCTGACAAGTTAAGTGTCACGATCATATTAAAAGAAGATGACAAAGAATTTGATAAAAAAGAGTTGAAGGTCAAAAAAGATGAATCTTTACAAACAGTGATGGAAGTCAACTATAAAGTAGACATGGATAAAGATTTTGTCAGTGGTATAGATGGACATCAGCAAGATGCGTCAGCTAGTAAATATTGGTTATATGATGTAAATGGCAAACAACCAGATGTAGGTGCAGTGGAATATTTTCTTAAAGATGGCGATATCGTAACGTGGAAATTGAATAAACTATAA
- a CDS encoding SprT family protein: MSSFSKEGKPAKQVLTDAQLQAMVEEISLSFFGKKFRHNAFFNRRLRTTGGRYHLSSHNIDFNPKVFERYGESELINVIKHELCHYHLHIEGKGYQHKDPEFKSLLKRTGGSRYVRPLVEQKPQSYHQYQCEKCQTLILRKRRINTERYVCGKCRGNLVELLHS, from the coding sequence TTGAGTAGTTTTTCTAAAGAAGGAAAACCCGCAAAGCAAGTGTTGACAGATGCGCAATTACAAGCGATGGTAGAAGAGATTTCATTGTCTTTTTTTGGGAAAAAGTTTCGGCATAATGCTTTTTTTAACCGTCGTCTAAGAACCACTGGTGGTCGCTATCATTTAAGCTCGCACAATATAGACTTCAATCCAAAAGTTTTTGAACGTTATGGTGAATCAGAATTGATCAATGTGATCAAGCATGAATTGTGTCACTATCATCTGCATATAGAAGGCAAAGGCTATCAACATAAAGATCCTGAATTTAAGTCATTATTGAAACGAACCGGCGGCAGCCGCTATGTTCGTCCTTTAGTAGAACAAAAACCACAATCATACCATCAGTATCAGTGTGAAAAGTGTCAAACATTGATTCTACGTAAACGCAGAATCAATACGGAACGCTATGTTTGTGGGAAATGTCGAGGAAATTTAGTAGAGTTGCTTCATTCTTGA
- a CDS encoding metallophosphoesterase gives MKDYIYAISDIHGEYELFEELIQYYDPAMHQLVLIGDLNDRGPKTKESFLLGKKLVEQHNAIYLRGNHEEYFLQFLTKPEDWFTSYVRNGGKETMESLLHKGATAEYSPTEIAMMIRSRYKELIDFLMERPLYFEWNDYIFVHAGVDLTKKDWHETSTHDFIWIREAFHTGKNNTGKTIVFGHTITPMLHGDMETTDLWCSDHKIGIDGGAVFGGSVHGVIFDANGIVQDIEYQNLKGPWQPDF, from the coding sequence ATGAAAGACTATATCTATGCAATCAGTGATATTCATGGAGAGTATGAATTGTTTGAAGAATTGATCCAATACTATGATCCAGCAATGCACCAGTTGGTATTGATCGGTGACTTAAATGATCGTGGACCAAAGACAAAAGAGAGCTTTTTACTAGGGAAAAAATTAGTGGAGCAGCACAACGCAATCTATCTTAGAGGGAATCATGAAGAGTATTTTCTCCAGTTTTTAACTAAACCAGAAGATTGGTTTACTAGCTATGTTCGTAATGGCGGGAAAGAAACGATGGAAAGTTTGCTACACAAAGGGGCGACAGCAGAATATTCTCCTACTGAGATTGCGATGATGATTCGCAGTCGCTATAAGGAATTAATCGATTTTTTAATGGAGCGTCCGTTATATTTTGAGTGGAATGACTATATTTTTGTCCATGCTGGTGTCGACTTAACAAAAAAAGATTGGCATGAAACAAGCACGCATGACTTTATCTGGATCAGAGAAGCCTTTCACACTGGAAAAAATAATACAGGAAAAACGATTGTCTTTGGTCATACGATCACTCCAATGTTGCATGGTGACATGGAAACAACTGATTTATGGTGTTCAGATCATAAAATTGGTATTGATGGTGGAGCTGTTTTCGGCGGTTCGGTTCATGGTGTGATTTTTGATGCCAATGGGATCGTGCAAGATATTGAATATCAAAATCTAAAAGGACCTTGGCAACCTGATTTTTAG
- a CDS encoding EVE domain-containing protein, translated as MNYWIGVASKDHVTLGVAGGFCQLCHGKSAPLNKMQAGDWLIYYAPKQSLKTKEPCQEFIALGQILPGETYAFEMAPGFIPNRKNVDFLKDIQPVSLQAVADFPLWQEYRSRLRFGHFQIPEELFDFIISGMKTGV; from the coding sequence ATGAATTATTGGATCGGAGTTGCTTCTAAAGATCATGTGACACTTGGCGTAGCAGGTGGTTTTTGCCAATTATGTCATGGCAAATCAGCCCCACTAAATAAAATGCAAGCAGGTGACTGGTTGATTTACTATGCGCCAAAGCAGAGTTTAAAGACGAAAGAACCTTGTCAAGAATTCATTGCACTAGGTCAGATTTTACCAGGTGAGACCTATGCATTTGAAATGGCTCCAGGTTTTATCCCTAATAGAAAAAATGTTGACTTCTTGAAAGATATCCAGCCAGTTTCATTACAAGCAGTTGCTGATTTTCCATTATGGCAAGAGTACCGATCTCGCTTGAGATTTGGTCATTTTCAAATTCCGGAAGAGCTATTTGATTTTATCATCTCTGGCATGAAAACAGGTGTATAA
- a CDS encoding Tex family protein — translation MAETYNQEVVALLQKELTEYRPNQLTTVLTLLSEGNTVPFIARYRKEMTGSLDEVQIREIEERYTYLGNLEKRKEEVLRLIEEQGKLTEELAKSIQKATKMQQVEDLYRPYKQKRRTKATIAKEKGLEPLADWLLSFPVQADVTAEAEQYVDSEKEVESAEIALLGAHEIIAERVSDEPKFRTWIRDFTFKHGQYVSTVKDKEKDEKSVYEMYYDFSEPVSKMVSHRVLATNRGEKEDILKVALFVEEEKIAGYLERQLIGNNKQSPTATYVETAYLDSYKRFIGPAIEREIRNELTEKADEQAINVFGENLRNLLLQPPLKGKVVLGFDPAYRTGCKMAIVDATGKVLAIQVIYPHKPASGEKRAAAGPAFNKLIEEFQVEMVAIGNGTASRESELFVAEQLKQIKRDVFYVIVNEAGASVYSASDVARAEFPDLQVEERSAISIARRLQDPLAELVKIDPKAVGVGQYQHDVSQKRLAEQLNFVVETAVNQVGVNVNTASPQLLQHISGLNKTTAQNLMAYRDENGAFTARNQVKKVPRLGPKAYEQAIGFLRIPNGKNILDNTGIHPESYDVAKAILEKANVKLAELGTTEAAQRLKGLPLAQLETELAVGSETLKDIIAALVQPGRDMRDEMPAPLLRKDVLSMEDLKSGMELQGTVRNVIDFGAFVDIGVKQDGLVHISKLSSKFVKHPTDIVAVGDVVTVWVEDVDMKKGRISLTMLPQAERKE, via the coding sequence ATGGCAGAAACCTATAACCAAGAAGTAGTTGCTTTACTTCAAAAAGAATTGACAGAATATCGTCCAAACCAGCTAACAACTGTTCTGACTTTATTAAGTGAAGGCAACACTGTTCCTTTTATTGCTCGCTATCGTAAGGAGATGACGGGCAGTTTAGATGAAGTTCAAATTCGTGAAATCGAAGAACGTTATACTTATTTAGGAAATTTAGAAAAGCGTAAAGAAGAAGTCTTGCGTCTAATTGAAGAACAAGGCAAACTAACAGAAGAGTTGGCTAAATCGATTCAAAAAGCAACAAAGATGCAGCAAGTAGAAGATCTTTATCGCCCTTATAAACAAAAACGTCGGACTAAAGCGACAATTGCCAAAGAAAAGGGACTAGAACCATTGGCGGATTGGCTACTGAGTTTTCCTGTCCAAGCAGATGTAACAGCAGAAGCTGAACAATATGTTGATAGTGAAAAAGAAGTTGAGTCAGCTGAAATAGCCTTACTTGGGGCACATGAAATCATTGCTGAGCGAGTGAGTGATGAGCCAAAATTTCGGACTTGGATTCGTGACTTCACGTTTAAACACGGGCAATATGTCAGCACGGTCAAAGATAAAGAAAAAGACGAGAAATCCGTTTATGAAATGTACTATGATTTTTCCGAACCCGTTAGTAAAATGGTTTCTCATAGAGTCTTAGCGACAAACCGTGGAGAAAAAGAAGATATCTTGAAAGTAGCTCTTTTCGTAGAAGAAGAAAAGATAGCTGGTTATCTAGAGCGCCAATTGATTGGAAACAACAAACAATCACCAACGGCAACTTATGTTGAAACTGCTTATTTAGACAGTTATAAACGGTTTATTGGTCCAGCGATTGAAAGGGAGATCCGCAATGAGCTAACTGAAAAAGCAGATGAACAAGCAATCAATGTTTTTGGGGAAAATTTGCGTAATTTATTATTGCAGCCACCGTTGAAAGGAAAAGTTGTTTTAGGCTTTGATCCTGCTTATCGAACAGGTTGTAAAATGGCCATTGTAGATGCAACCGGAAAAGTCTTAGCAATTCAAGTAATTTACCCACATAAACCTGCTTCTGGAGAAAAACGTGCCGCAGCTGGTCCTGCGTTTAACAAATTGATCGAAGAATTCCAAGTTGAAATGGTTGCAATCGGTAATGGAACAGCGAGCCGTGAATCAGAATTATTTGTGGCTGAACAGCTAAAACAAATCAAACGCGATGTTTTTTATGTAATCGTCAATGAAGCTGGTGCCTCTGTTTATTCTGCCAGTGATGTGGCACGAGCTGAATTTCCAGATTTACAAGTAGAAGAAAGAAGTGCAATCAGTATTGCCCGCCGTTTGCAAGATCCATTAGCAGAACTTGTTAAAATCGATCCCAAAGCAGTTGGTGTGGGACAATATCAGCATGATGTTTCTCAAAAACGTTTGGCGGAACAATTGAATTTTGTAGTTGAAACAGCTGTTAACCAAGTCGGCGTCAATGTAAATACAGCTAGCCCACAACTTTTACAACATATTTCTGGGTTAAATAAAACAACGGCTCAAAATTTAATGGCCTATCGTGATGAAAATGGCGCATTTACAGCCCGTAATCAAGTCAAAAAAGTGCCACGTTTAGGACCAAAAGCCTATGAACAAGCGATTGGGTTCTTACGGATTCCAAATGGGAAAAATATTTTAGATAATACTGGAATTCACCCTGAAAGTTATGATGTAGCTAAAGCAATTTTAGAAAAAGCCAACGTTAAATTAGCAGAACTTGGTACGACAGAAGCTGCGCAACGTTTGAAAGGTTTACCACTAGCACAATTGGAAACCGAATTAGCAGTTGGTAGTGAAACGCTTAAAGATATTATTGCCGCTTTAGTCCAACCAGGTCGGGATATGCGTGATGAAATGCCTGCGCCACTTTTAAGAAAAGATGTTTTATCAATGGAAGATCTAAAATCAGGGATGGAATTACAAGGAACAGTTCGTAACGTCATCGATTTTGGAGCATTCGTTGATATTGGTGTCAAACAAGACGGTTTAGTCCATATTTCAAAACTTAGCTCGAAATTTGTTAAACACCCTACTGATATTGTTGCTGTAGGGGATGTTGTAACAGTTTGGGTAGAAGATGTGGACATGAAGAAAGGGCGTATCAGTTTAACGATGCTGCCACAAGCTGAAAGGAAAGAATAG
- a CDS encoding ECF transporter S component has translation MKQIGFKRAIIVMLVLLFLVGLTFILFEVGQYQVISMLLVIGACLPIYYRYEKRQLNIKEVVLIAILTTTAVLGRFLFYMIPAITPMTAIIIISGICMGAEIGFLVGSLSAVTSNMLFGQGPWTPFQMFSWGLIGLIAGLPWIQSFIGKSYCFLVIYGILAGLFFSFFMDVWTVLSIDRYFSWQRYLALLVTALPYTVSYCVSNAFFSCLLLRSIQNKLQRILIKYDIK, from the coding sequence ATGAAGCAAATTGGGTTCAAACGAGCTATAATTGTGATGCTAGTGCTGCTATTCTTAGTTGGATTAACGTTTATCCTATTTGAAGTCGGGCAGTATCAAGTGATTTCAATGCTGTTGGTTATCGGAGCCTGTCTCCCAATTTATTACAGATATGAAAAAAGACAGCTGAATATCAAAGAAGTAGTGTTGATTGCGATTTTAACAACAACTGCTGTTTTGGGACGCTTTCTATTCTACATGATTCCGGCAATTACACCGATGACTGCGATCATCATTATTTCTGGGATTTGTATGGGAGCTGAAATAGGTTTTCTTGTTGGTTCATTATCAGCCGTGACATCCAATATGTTATTCGGGCAAGGACCATGGACACCTTTCCAGATGTTTTCTTGGGGACTGATCGGTTTGATTGCAGGTTTGCCTTGGATTCAGAGCTTCATCGGCAAAAGTTATTGTTTTTTGGTGATTTACGGAATTTTAGCTGGGCTTTTCTTTTCATTTTTTATGGATGTATGGACAGTCCTTTCGATTGACCGCTATTTTTCATGGCAAAGATATTTGGCGTTACTAGTGACAGCTTTACCTTATACAGTTTCTTATTGCGTTTCAAATGCATTTTTCTCGTGTTTGTTATTGCGATCAATTCAAAACAAGCTTCAACGTATTTTAATTAAATACGATATAAAATAG